One window of the Periophthalmus magnuspinnatus isolate fPerMag1 chromosome 6, fPerMag1.2.pri, whole genome shotgun sequence genome contains the following:
- the nt5dc3 gene encoding 5'-nucleotidase domain-containing protein 3, with the protein MAPMSLPLSSVAKARDFLRRASMLCGFLQEQTPSFCLWQRKFSSVSRGVDQLLSQQHRAIKHAASVCSSSSDSQDMGRRLWAIYNDAKKQTKDLIPDISPTDPNTIFANNEISLRDIEIYGFDYDYTLAFYSRHLHTLIFNIARDLLISQHRYPEGLREYEYIPDFAVRGLHYDVQKALLMKIDAFHYIQLGTVYRGLNPVPDPEVIAMYEGCHVPLDIMSDFYGKSTQGHTMKQFMDIFSLPEMTLLSCVNDFFMKHNIDYEPVHLYKDVKEAIRDVHVKGIMYRAVEADIDKYICYGEESHAVLKKLSEHGKKMFLITNSPFDFVNRGMSYIVGKDWRDLFDIVIVQADKPSFFNDRRKPFRRVTDKGALLWDRIHKLEKGQIYKQGNLYEFLRLTGWRGSKVLYFGDHIYSDLADLTLKHGWRTGAIIPELRKEIKIMNTEEFVHMTTWLQTLTGLIEQMQVHHDPVSQAVVQEWIKEREAMRPHTKDIFNAQFGSLFRTYHNPTYFSRRLSRFADMYMASISCLLNYDFKHTFFPRRTPLQHESTFWPQHRSNCETAKTQVQQR; encoded by the exons ATGGCGCCCATGTCATTGCCCCTGTCGTCAGTCGCGAAGGCCCGGGACTTCTTACGGAGGGCGAGTATGCTGTGTGGGTTTTTACAAGAGCAAACACCCAGTTTTTGTTTATGGCAGCGGAAATTCAGCTCGGTGTCCCGTGGAGTCGATCAACTTCTGTCCCAGCAGCATAGAGCCATCAAACATGCAGCATCTGTCTGTAGCAGCTCCTCAGACAGTCAGGACATGGGACGGAGGCTGTGGGCGATCTATAACGATGCAAAAAAGCAGACTAAAG aTTTGATACCAGACATTTCCCCCACAGATCCGAACACTATATTCGCCAACAATGAAATCAGTCTCCGGGATATTGAGATCTACGGTTTTGACTATGACTACACTCTGGCCTTTTACTCTAGACATCTGCACACCTTAATCTTCAACATAGCAAGAGATTTACTTATCAGCCAACACAGA TATCCTGAAGGACTACGGGAGTATGAATATATTCCTGATTTTGCTGTAAGAGGACTGCACTATGATGTTCAAAAg GCTCTTCTTATGAAAATAGATGCTTTCCACTACATACAATTGGGAACTGTATACAG GGGTCTTAATCCTGTGCCTGACCCAGAAGTAATTGCCATGTATGAAGGATGCCATGTTCCTCTGGACATCATGAGTGACTTCTATGGAAAG AGCACCCAGGGCCACACCATGAAGCAGTTTATGGACATATTTTCACTTCCTGAGATGACGCTGCTGTCCTGTGTCAACGACTTTTTCATGAAGCACAATATTGACTATGAGCCAGTGCATCTGTACAAAGACGTCAAG GAAGCTATCCGAGATGTTCATGTTAAGGGCATTATGTACAGAGCTGTAGAAGCAGATATTG ACAAATATATTTGCTATGGGGAGGAGAGCCACGCCGTGCTCAAGAAGCTGTCGGAGCATGGAAAAAAGATGTTCCTCATTACCAACAGCCCTTTTGACTTTGT GAATCGAGGAATGAGCTACATCGTGGGGAAGGACTGGAGAGACCTGTTTGATATTGTCATAGTACAGGCTGATAAACCCAGCTTCTTCAATGACAGGAGAAA ACCGTTCCGGCGGGTGActgataaaggtgcactgctgTGGGATAGGATTCACAAGTTGGAAAAGGGACAAATTTACAAACAG gGAAATCTTTATGAGTTCCTGCGGCTCACTGGCTGGAGAGGATCTAAAGTGCTCTACTTTGGTGATCACATTTACAGCGACTTAGCG GATTTGACACTGAAGCACGGCTGGAGGACAGGTGCCATTATCCCTGAGCTGCGGAAAGAGATTAAAATTATGAACACAGAAGAGTTTGTGCACATGACAACCTGGTTACAGACTCTCACCGGCCTCATAGAGCAGATGCAG GTACACCACGATCCAGTATCTCAGGCAGTTGTTCAGGAGTGGATCAAAGAGAGGGAAGCCATGAG GCCACACACAAAGGACATCTTTAACGCTCAGTTTGGGAGCCTGTTCCGGACGTACCACAACCCCACCTACTTCTCCCGCCGCCTGTCCCGTTTCGCTGACATGTACATGGCCTCCATCAGCTGCCTCCTCAACTACGACTTTAAACACACGTTCTTCCCTCGCCGCACCCCTCTGCAGCACGAGTCAACCTTCTGGCCTCAACACCGGTCCAACTGTGAAACTGCCAAAACCCAGGTCCAGCAAAGATGA
- the hsp90b1 gene encoding endoplasmin — translation MKRVWLIGLVVALLAFAAVRAEDEVDVDGTVEDDLGKSRDGSRTDDEVVQREEEAIQLDGLNAAQIKELREKSEKHAFQAEVNRMMKLIINSLYKNKEIFLRELISNASDALDKIRLLSLTNEDALAANEELTIKIKSDKEKNMLHITDTGIGMTKEELVKNLGTIAKSGTSEFLNKMTEMQTEGQSTSELIGQFGVGFYSAFLVADKVIVTSKHNNGTQHIWESDSNQFSVIEDPRGDTLGRGTTITLVLKEEASDYLELETIKNLVRKYSQFINFPIYVWASKTETVEEPIDEDAETEEPEKEAAEDEAEVEEEEEDKDKPKTKKVEKTVWDWELMNDIKPIWQRPAKEVDEDEYKAFYKTFSKDSDDPLAHIHFTAEGEVTFKSILFVPAAAPRGLFDEYGSKKNDYIKLFVRRVFITDDFNDMMPKYLNFVKGVVDSDDLPLNVSRETLQQHKLLKVIRKKLVRKTLDMIKKIAEEQYNEKFWKEFGTNIKLGVIEDHSNRTRLAKLLRFQTSHSDTVQSSLEQYVERMKEKQDKIYFMAGTSRKEAESSPFVERLLKKGYEVIYLTEPVDEYCIQALPEFDGKRFQNVAKEGVKFDESEKTKEKREALEKEFEPLTTWLKDKALKDKIEKAVLSQRLTDSPCALVASQYGWSGNMERIMKAQAYQTGKDISTNYYASQKKTLEINPKHPLIKQMLNRVNDDAEDQTASDLAVVLFETATLRSGYQLADTKAYGDRIERMLRLSMNVPLEEPIEEEPEEEEEPAEEDSEDKGENIDAEDEDEETTQDGKDEL, via the exons ATGAAGCGTGTTTGGCTCATAGGGCTTGTGGTTGCACTTTTAGCTTTCG CTGCTGTCAGGGCAGAGGATGAAGTTGATGTGGATGGTACAGTAGAGGACGATCTGGGCAAAAGCAGGGACGGCTCCAGGACTGACGATGAAGTGGTGCAGAG GGAAGAGGAGGCAATTCAGCTGGATGGTTTGAATGCTGCTCAAATCAAAGAACTCCgagaaaaatctgaaaaacatgccttccAAGCTGAGGTCAACCGTATGATGAAGCTGATCATTAACTCTCTATACAAGAACAAAGAG ATTTTCCTCAGGGAATTAATTTCCAATGCTTCAGATGCTCTGGATAAGATTCGCTTACTGTCGTTGACCAATGAAGATGCACTTGCTGCCAATGAGGAATTGacaatcaaaataaaa TCTGATAAAGAGAAGAACATGCTCCATATCACTGACACTGGCATAGGAATGACCAAAGAAGAACTGGTCAAGAACTTGGGCACAATCGCAAAATCTGGCACAAGCGAGTTCCTCAACAAAATGACAGAGATGCAAACTGAAGGCCAGTCTACCTCAGAGCTAATTGGACAGTTCGGAGTTGGTTTCTACTCTGCTTTCCTCGTGGCAGACAAAGTGATTGTTACATCAAAGCACAACAATGGCACCCAGCACATCTGGGAGTCTGATTCTAACCAGTTCTCAGTCATTGAGGACCCTCGTGGAGATACTCTGGGTAGAGGAACAACCATCAC ACTGGTCCTGAAAGAAGAGGCCTCAGACTACCTTGAGCTGGAGACCATTAAGAACCTTGTTAGGAAGTACTCTCAATTTATCAACTTCCCCATCTATGTCTGGGCCAGCAAG ACAGAAACCGTTGAAGAGCCCATTGATGAAGATGCTGAAACTGAAGAACCAGAGAAGGAAGCCGCTGAGGATGAGgctgaggtggaggaggaagaggaggacaaggacAAGCCAAAGACCAAGAAG GTGGAGAAAACTGTGTGGGACTGGGAACTTATGAATGACATCAAACCCATCTGGCAGAGGCCAGCTAAAGAGGTCGATGAAGATGAGTACAAGGCTTTCTACAAAACCTTCTCTAAG GACAGTGATGACCCGCTAGCCCACATCCACTTCACTGCTGAGGGAGAAGTCACGTTCAAATCCATCCTGTTTGTTCCTGCTGCAGCTCCTCGGGGCCTGTTTGATGAATATGGATCAAAGAAGAATGATTATATAAAG CTGTTTGTCAGAAGAGTTTTTATCACAGATGACTTCAATGACATGATGCCCAAGTACCTGAACTTTGTCAAGGGAGTT GTTGACTCTGATGACCTTCCACTAAACGTTTCCAGAGAAACTCTGCAGCAACACAAACTGCTTAAG GTTATCCGCAAAAAACTTGTACGCAAGACTTTGGATATGATCAAGAAGATTGCAGAGGAACAGTACAATGAAAAGTTCTGGAAGGAGTTTGGCACAAACATCAAGTTGGGTGTGATTGAGGACCATTCAAACAGAACACGATTGGCCAAACTGTTGCGATTCCAGACCTCCCACAGTGACACAGTTCAGTCCAGTCTGGAGCAGTATGTGGAGCGCATGAAGGAGAAGCAGGACAAGATCTACTTTATGGCTGGTACCAGCAGGAAGGAG GCTGAGTCTTCTCCTTTTGTGGAGAGGCTGCTGAAGAAGGGCTATGAAGTGATCTACCTGACTGAGCCTGTGGATGAGTACTGCATTCAGGCTCTTCCAGAGTTTGATGGAAAACGCTTCCAAAACGTTGCCAAAGAGGGTGTGAAGTTTGACGAGAGCGAGAAGACCAAAGAGAAAAGGGAGGCTTTGGAGAAGGAGTTTGAGCCCCTCACAACCTGGCTCAAGGATAAAGCTCTCAAGGATAAG ATTGAGAAGGCTGTCCTCTCTCAGCGACTGACAGACTCGCCCTGTGCTCTTGTAGCCAGTCAGTACGGCTGGTCTGGAAACATGGAGAGGATTATGAAGGCCCAGGCATACCAGACAGGAAAAGATATTTCAACAAA CTATTATGCCAGCCAGAAGAAAACATTAGAAATAAACCCCAAACATCCTCTTATCAAGCAGATGCTCAACCGTGTCAAT GATGATGCAGAGGACCAGACTGCATCGGACCTGGCTGTTGTCCTGTTTGAGACGGCTACACTGCGTTCAGGATACCAGCTTGCAGATACAAAAGCATATGGGGACAGGATAGAGCGCATGCTACGACTGAGTATGAATGTACCATTGGAAGAACCG attgaAGAAGaaccggaggaggaggaggagccggcCGAGGAAGACTCTGAAGATAAAGGGGAAAATATAGATGCtgaggatgaagatgaagaaACG ACACAAGATGGTAAAGATGAACTGTGA